The Chamaesiphon minutus PCC 6605 DNA window ACTTCTTATGGATGAGTGGATGGGTAGATGAGTAATGGTTCATGGGTAAGCTCTCAGATCTCTAAATTGATAATTGGCTTTGCACTCTGCTTTTTCTGAGCCAGCAGATTAAATGCTTAACAGCTCAGATAGTCCCGATAGCCTTTCTGTCAATCCCGTCTTTCTTTCAAGCCCGATCGGGCTTGAAAGAAAGACACAGTCAAGGTTAGCCCTCGATCTGAGAAGATTTGTCGCGATCGGAAATTGCGATAATTCAAAAAAAACTATCCGCGATGTTAATTGTGATGGGTAGTTGCGGGTAATTTAAGTAGGAGAGTAACTAAATATTTAAATTATTCGGATCGATATCGATCGAGGAGCGCGAAAACACTCTTCTAGGAATGTTCCAGCCTTTGCTTCAAAGTAAATTCTCCCCCGTCTTCGCTACTTTTTCCTAGTGGCATATTCCAGGCTATGAGTAACAAATTTATATGCTTAATCGATTAAAAAATCTATTTCCTCGTCGAGGTAATGGAGTGGCAATCGAACTTGGGTCCGAACGGATCAATATTGCCCAACTCCACAAAAAAGGTGCCGATCTCAGCCTCAAACATTTATGTTCTGCTGAAGTTCCCGAAGGAATTTTTGAGGAAGGGCGCATCGTCAACCCCCAAGAGTTAGGTGACTTAATTCGCACCACCCTCGCTGACAACAAAATCAAGGCCACCCATGTCACTACATCCGTACCGATGCGGGAAGCTGTGATTAGGTTGATTCCATTACCAGCCGAATTAAACGATAGAGAAGTGCGAGATCTAATTCTCAATCATGAGGCGGCATTATATTTACCATATCCTCGTGAAGAAGTCGATCTCGACTATCAAAAACTCGATTTGGTCACAGATGAAGACGGGCTGGATAAAGTACAAGTAATGCTTGCAGCCACTCGCAAAGAAGTCACCGATAGTTATATCGAGACATTTCAGTATGCGGGATTGCCAGTAAAAGTTTTAGAGATTAGCAGCTTTGCCGTACTCCGCACGATCAAAGAACAACTCCGCCAATTTGCACCGCAAGAAGCCGTAGTTTTGATCGATATCGAGTTCGATTGTACAGAAATCGCGATCGTCGTCAATGGCATTCCCCAATTCAATCGCACCGTACCGATTGGCACATTTCAACTGCAAGAAGCCCTCAGCAGTGCGATGAATCTGCCACTGAGCAGAAATTCGGAAGCACTTCAAGATATCACCATTCCTGATATCCCCGTCAGCAGCATAAATAATCATAGTGAAGCCATGACTAGTATCAATCCTGGTATGGCAGCGATGATGCGAATTTTGGCCGAATTAGCTGATGAAGTCCGTCGCAGTATTGAGTTTTATATGAGCCACAACGGTCAAGAACTCAAACTCGAACAACTGCTGCTAGCTGGCCCTGGCGGAGGATTGGGACAACTCGATCTCTTCTTTACACAACGATTGAGTATTCCCACCACCCAAGTCGATCCGATCGGTGGATTGGGGTTAGAACCAGAAATGGACATCCCGATCGGTCAAAGACCCGGACTGGGAGTAGTTCTAGGATTAGGAATGCGCGAGGTATAACAATATGTACAGTTTAGATATCAATTTACTCCGCGAACGCACCGATGTTCAGACAGATCGACAGACAGACTATACTAGCGGTACGAACGTCGCACCTGCCAAATATGGCAAACTCCCACTGTTTGCAGGTATAGGAGTAGCAGCGTTGACACTAATGGCCTCTGGTGGCGGCTGGCTGCTTTTAGGCCAACAGACTACTCAACTCGAAG harbors:
- the pilM gene encoding type IV pilus assembly protein PilM, encoding MLNRLKNLFPRRGNGVAIELGSERINIAQLHKKGADLSLKHLCSAEVPEGIFEEGRIVNPQELGDLIRTTLADNKIKATHVTTSVPMREAVIRLIPLPAELNDREVRDLILNHEAALYLPYPREEVDLDYQKLDLVTDEDGLDKVQVMLAATRKEVTDSYIETFQYAGLPVKVLEISSFAVLRTIKEQLRQFAPQEAVVLIDIEFDCTEIAIVVNGIPQFNRTVPIGTFQLQEALSSAMNLPLSRNSEALQDITIPDIPVSSINNHSEAMTSINPGMAAMMRILAELADEVRRSIEFYMSHNGQELKLEQLLLAGPGGGLGQLDLFFTQRLSIPTTQVDPIGGLGLEPEMDIPIGQRPGLGVVLGLGMREV